GGTGGTGGAGCAGAAGGTGGAGATTCAGAGGTGGGAAATAAAATCCACGTAAACAAAGTTGATGGAACGTTCAGAAGCAGCGTTGAGCCTTTTCACGCATTTAGAACCTCATTAAGGGATCAGAACGAGCTTAAGTACCAACACTGTGGGATTGTGGGTAGTGTAGTCAGACAGCTGGGGGGGCGGGTCAGAGGGGTGAtcggggggggtcagaggggtgATCGGGGGGGTTACCTGGTTCAATGAGACGCAACAAGCCCTCATGCTCGGCCACTTTGTGCTTCCAGCTCTTCGTGTTGTTTGTCGCCGTTTCCAGCTTCTTCACGACCGTCTGGTTCAAGAGAGACAAACGTTAGTGATCAGGCAAAACCAGCGTTTCCCTTCCTCGACTTCACATGTTACAGAACAGAATGTTTAACGAGCTGCTAATTATCCCTCATACAGTCCAACTGCTTCTCATTGAGCAGCCCTGTAGTGACACCTAGTGGCGGGGGGGTGCATCGCAGTGGCTCTGCTTGGTCTGACCTGGTACTGCTCCAGCGCCCCCTGTCTCTCcttctccagatgttccagctgtTCCATGGCAGCCTGCAGGGCGTTCTCCTTGGCCACACgctccttctgcagctcctgtttCTCAGCTTCCGTCTCAGAGATGGTGCGCTGCTGatgcaggtgcagctgctccagctccgcCCTCTTCgtggcctcctcctccagcagcctgacGCAGACAGATGTGGAACATCTCAGCGAGCAGCACAAGACCAACCTTCGTCACATTAAAACGAGGCTGCGTGTGAAGGTCCAGGTCAGGATAATTCTGGTCGTTGAACCACAGCTGCTGTTCTGTTTGTTGAAGATGTTtctcctctcatccaagaggcttcatcagttctagaTGAGTGTCTGGGAGCTCCAGGTACTGGTGCTAATGGTTCCTGGATGAGGAGAAACCTTTAATGGAGCTCAAACAGTTGCTGTGATTCAACAGTccgccagcaggtggcgccggAGTGCCACTATTGTGCAACGGCAGCTTTAGATCGTTAATTTAGAGTAAAGTTAGTGAGTCTAACTCAGACTAGGGTCTGTAGGAGGccgctggagctggagctcaaCCTGGTTGGTTTCTGCAGGTGAACTGAAGCTTCAGTAGAGAGTaaatgtcagcagagaggaaggaagggagggagggagggagggagggagggaggagagggaacgaGGAGAGGGAAGTTGGTGGCCAGGCAGCTTTCACACATTCACCACCATCAGTGGTGAGAGATTTAagctcctcccccccttccctggacctgctggacctgctggacctgctggacccaCCGAGTCTGGAGCCTGCGGACGGCCTCCTCGTCCTGCCGGGCCCGCCGCtcgtcctccagagcctcctccagacGTTGGTAcatgtcctccagctcccgGACCCGCACCAGGTACTGCTCCAGCTCCGTGGACTTCTGGGCCACCTGCTCCTCGATCTGCTGCCGTACCTGTCCGGAACCACGTGATGGGACACTGAAATCAGCCGGCGCCGCTCACGACCTTCCAATAAGTCGCCACGAAGGGCCGTGCACGTGTTAGCGCATGTGATGACTGCTGTCGTCTTGATTAAATTTTAAAACCacattgtgtgtctgtgtgtaagaaCATTacaaggtcatgtgactgcgtCCCCCGTTGTCACGGTAACGGAGGAGGCCGCTCATGAGAACAGGAACGCTGCGCGCGGGCGgcaccacaaacaggaagttctcaCGTCCTGCCACGCCCGCACACGCGCACAGACTCGTACCAGAATCTCCTTCTCCAGGTCCGTCCTGTAGCGGTCCTGCAGCTCCGTTTGGGTCTGAAgacgccgctgctcctcctccgccgcgttcgccgccgcctcctccagcGCCTGAGGGGAAACACGGCCGTGGCTCAGTTCTGCAcgcttgacctctgacccctgagaACGTTCCAGTTCATCAACGTGTTTGTGGTCGCTGACTCGCCACCCAGCTGCCAACTGTCTCAGCTCTGTGTCAGCACTTAgctcgccgcggcgccgcgACATTCCCGGGGACGAGCGCCGTCTCTCCGACTGTACGGTCATTGTGCGCCGGTCCGTCGCCACAGTGGCAGATTGTTGCCCGGACAAAGGCGACCTGTTGCTGCCCGTTGGCTGCACAACCCTGACGCCATCTGCGCTCGCCACCACGGACGCCAGACTCCTCATTACAACCCCACTGCCAAACAAGTCAgcagcgacctctgacctcaccgGGGAAACCGCTGACTCACTCAAGGTTCAAAGGTTAAAGGCGTTAACAGATCTGATGACGTCACCTCCCTTTGtgtgacgtcacttcctgtcactccGACAGCAAAGTCGACCTTCCCGCTGCCGGTTGGGAGGCGGCGCCACCAGTCGGGTCCTGATTGAATAAACATTCCAGCCTCCATTCAGAGGcgcggggggcggggcttgtccGTCATTGGTATTCATGAGCTGGTCACCAGTTTCAGAGGAAACCATCAGGTGACCTAGTTGGATTGTTGTGCTAAACAGCAGCTATTGTGTGATGGTTACTGCCGCTAACGAATGCCAATCCCAGCGGGACGcagctttttaaataaaaggtgtGACTGAACCTCCGCCGGAATGTTGCCGAGTCAGTTTAGAGACCGAGGCCGTGGCGCCTCGGGAGCCTCAGGAGCCTCCGGGGCGCCACAAACGGAGCTGTGTCGCACAACAGGACACCTGGAACTCATGTGAATGTGAGTTCTGTCGGGAAGAGACGCTTCAGGAAGTGTGACGGTGACGAACGTGGCAGCGTGACCACGTGAATGTCCGTCATCGGACCGTTCCCGGAGCTAAATCCTTCTTTTCTGACACACTTGGGCAACTTGAAACCACATTTCAGCCATTTtttaatcctaacccttcctgtTTCTTTTCAGACTGAACCTAATTTAAACCCTGGGcttttttccacttcctgttttgatcAGCTGACTTTATTTGCTGCGCGTCATgtctgttcctgtgtgtgtgtgtgtgcttacccgtctcatcttctccagctccagttgTTTGGCCTCGTTGGCCACCTGCAGCTCCCTCAtcctcagctccagctcctcctgctcctcctgccgtcTCAGCCGGATCTCCCGTCTCTTCTGCTGGGCCTCGCGGTGCGGTGCCGGCCGACCGTCGCGTAGCCGATTCAGGCAGGTCTGAATGGCTGGACCACCACAAACGTCAATAAAACGGGAGAAAAATAAACTCAGATCATTAATTATGCGACCAAACTGGACAAATGTGTGGAATATTTTGATGATTTGTTAGTTTTCGGTCATTTTTCCCTCAAAACTTTAGCTGACGCCACAACAGGTAGCGCTGTGCTAACTAGCCGCGCGCTAAGGAATTCTTAGTGGTTTTCATTTGGaagcagaggagctggaaaGCTCCTGCTCACCCTGGATCCactcctgcttcttcttcttgtccgACACGCTAATTTCAAAGCTCTTCTGCGCAGACTTGATGAGGAAGAGACATTTCTTCCCgtctttgtcctgcagaggctggaggacagagcACGTGTGCGGTTCCACCGTTAGAAGCTTTTCTGGGGAAACCTGCGAGGAGTTTGGCCTCATGAGCTCCTCACCGCCACGGCGCTGTATTCATCCAAGAGGATGTCTCCCTTCCACTCGGCCAGGTCTTCGCTCACGTAGTAGGACATGGAGTTTGGCTTCAGCACGAACCAGCGCTCGTTCCAGTTCTTCCTCTTGTGGCCCTTCTTCATCATGTAGCCCTGCAGAGACAGGGGACCTTCATCAGGACCACCGAGGAGCCCTGGGGGGGTTCGGGCTCGGGCTCCCACCTGCTTGAGGACGTCCAGGATCAGCTCCAGGTAGACCTCGTTGATGCCCATGGACAGCGTCTGCTTGTCCATGCCCTTGCTGAAGTGTCCCGAGCCCACCAGGCTGATCAGCTCCCAGGCGCTCAGACTCTGCTGCCTGGCGTTCAGCAGCATCTTGTAGTCCTCGAAGCGCTCCTCCACCCAGCTGCCTCCCATGGCCTCCGTCAGCTTACGCAGGAAGTACTCGATCTGGAGAAGCGGTGACACAAACGGCCTTTATTACAACATAATGACCCGTCTTTGTCCTTTGTTCAGGATCCACACAATGTTCCCGTGATTCATcggaataaaaataaaccagcaGTTGGACGAGCAGGAAGTTTGAaaacttcctgctctgctcttgAGCAACACAGCTTTTCAGTTgggctgctgctaatgctactgttgctgctaatgctgctctgctactgctgctgctactaatgctgctctgctgctgctgctaatgctgctctgctgctgctgctgctactgctactgatgctgctgctgctaatgctgctctgctgctgctgctgctgctactaatgctgctctgctactgctgctgctgctgctactgatgctgctgctgctgctctgctgctgctgctactaatgctgctgctgctactaatgctgctgctgctactgctgctaatgctgctctgctactgctgctgctactaatgctgctctgctgctgctgctaatgctgctctgctgctgctgctgctactgctactgatgctgctgctgctaatgctgctctgctgctgctgctgctgctactaatgctgctctgctactgctgctgctgctgctactgatgctgctgctgctgctctgctgctgctgctactaatgctgctgctgctactaatgctgctgctgctactgctgctaatgctgctctgctactgctgctgctgctgctaatgctgctaatgctgctctgctactgctgctgctactgctgctgtcgctgctgctgctgctgctgctgctgctgctgctaatgctgctctgctactgctgctgctgctgctactgatgctgctgctgctgctgctgctctgctgctgctgctgctgctactaatgctgctgctgctactactgctgctactgctactgatgctgctgctgctaatgctgctctgctgctgctgctactgctactaatgctgctctgctactgctgctactgctgctaatgctgctctgctactgctgctgctgctgctaatgctgctctgctactgctgctgctactgctactaatgctgctctgctactgctgctactgctgctaatgctgctctgctgctgctgctactgctactaatgctgctctgctactgctgctactgctgctaatgctgctctgctactgctgctgctgctgctaatgctgctctgctactgctgctgctactgctgctactgctactaatgctgctgctgctactgctaatgctgctgctcatcactcACCTCCTCTGTGATGATGACCAGGGGATACTGGtcgtcagacaggaagttgaagATGCACCACACCTTGAAGGCATCGTCACTGGAGATCATCAGCTTGCTCTGATTCAGGTTCTTCCTGGAGCAGAGCGTCCAGCACATTTTGTGGAACTCCTGGCGATCAAAGTCAACGGTCACCTGCAGCACAACCAGAACCGGCTTCAGTCGAGGGTCCGGGAACGCTGCAATTTGAAGGACGCTCTTGAAAAAGCTGAAACTGGTTCAATGGAGGGGAACGGGTGAACAGCagcgtttccatggagaccacCGTGGGGCAGTCATGTGGAACGAGAAGTGAAACTCGAACAGTTGCCGTAGTGCCTCTGAGCAATCACCGATGAACCCTGGCTTCATTACATCCAGACTGTGAGAAGCCAAATAAAGGAAGTTCCAACAGGATAAGGTCCccgaggggtcagaggtcaaaggtcaccacaAAGCAGGTGGAACGAATAACCGCACCGATGGCGTAACGTCGCCGTAGTAACAACAGGGGGCACGCCAGGTCAAGCGTGTCCAACAGGAACGAGCAGGTTCCCTAACCGTCCTCACCGGTTAAACCGGGTCACCCGGAGCTTCCGCTCAGTAACGACTCAACAACTTTCACGCTTGGAGGCACCAAAACGCCGTTTCAGAGCCACACATCTGGAGCCAAACGTGTTTAAAAGGTTTAACGTCTGTTTTCAGCACTGAAGGTTGAAACAGAGTTAACAGAAATGTTGATGAGCATCATCAGAGTGTGTCAACCACAGCTGATAacatctcacactctctctctctctcacacacacacacacacacacacacaaaaagtgCTGACTCATCACCACAATTTCAGTTCAGTTTTTTACTGAAGTTCCACCAGAAGAACAAAGACGTGACTCAAAGCTCTTAATAATCAACGGTGTCACAACCTGCCAGAAGGTCCAGCTTCAGCTGACAGGGTGGAGTTTCCCTTCAGGTCCCACACGGGACACTGGACACTGGACACTGGACACTGGACACGGGACACGGGACACTGGACACTGGACACGGGACACTGGACATGACGTCGCGTCCCCTGACAGAGTTGGTCTCCGGGTGGCTCCACCCTCATTTATGATGGGAAACTTTAACCACCACCTGGAGTTTGAGCTCCAGGCTCCAGCTGGAGGACAAGACGGGGACAGACCGTCCATGGAGGGGCATGTCCCCCCAGGGTCCCTTCCTGGAAGGGTCCGATCAGGAACTTTAGCGTTCCCTCCCTCCTAAACAAGCAGCCGTTAGCCTTCACCCCAGGAAATGTCCTCACCTCCGGGACGTGTCCTCACCACGCTGGTGAAAGTCTTATTGTGACATTTGCTGGGCGTCCAGCCCAGATCTGGTAGATACGGGCGACTACGGCAACACCAGCAGGACAAACCAGTTTACAGGCCAataaaagtgctgctgctctaACAAGGTTATTTTTAGCTGAATCACGCCAACACTGCTTCTATTATAGCCCAGCGGCCTCAGAGCACCATGACATCATCGCAGGAGAATTCCAAACATCCAGACggtaatgacatcatcaccgaGGGACGCGGAGGCCACGGCCAGACGGCTGATGTCATCAGCTGCAGCGTCACAGCACAAAGTTTCACCCGTTTCAAATCCCGCGCCTGGTGTGGTGCACGTGTGGCGTGCGCGTGTGGCGTGCACGTACCTTGTCCAGGATGAACCTGTTCAGGTAGGGCATGTAGCCCTGGTTGGAGACGGGCCCCTCGTCGTCGTCCTTGAAGTGCTCCTCCAGGGCCACGGGGTCGTGCGGGATCCTCATCACCGTGCACAGGTTGTGCGAGAGCACCTGCAAACGCCAGAGAAACGCCGCTGAGCCGCCATCTGGGATAAAACTGACCTTCTTCCTTTTGCCCCACTGGGTTCCttcatttcccagaatgcctttCATGAGGACACTTTAGTTCCTGGCAGGAAGGCGGAATTCTCCGTCTCGCCTGTGCAAACGTGACGGAATTGTTGGTTTTCCTGCTCCTGAACGAGACTCACCGCAGGAAGCTGCCGTTCCAGTTTCTGTGGTTGGAATTCAGCCCAAAAGTTGATGCCAACGTGGATCAGCCGGCGTTTGTTCCCAACCTCAGTGATGATTCCCAACCTCAGTGATGATTCCCAACCTTAGTGATAATTCCCAACCTTAGTGATAATTCCCAACCTTAATGATTCCCAACCTTAGTGATAATTCCCAACCTTAGTGATAATTCCCAACCTTAATGATGATTCCCAACTTTAGTGATGATTCCCAACCTTAGTGATGAT
The nucleotide sequence above comes from Takifugu rubripes chromosome 9, fTakRub1.2, whole genome shotgun sequence. Encoded proteins:
- the swap70b gene encoding switch-associated protein 70b isoform X1, producing MEPRDELLKSIWHAFTALDVDQSGKVSKSQLKVLSHNLCTVMRIPHDPVALEEHFKDDDEGPVSNQGYMPYLNRFILDKVTVDFDRQEFHKMCWTLCSRKNLNQSKLMISSDDAFKVWCIFNFLSDDQYPLVIITEEIEYFLRKLTEAMGGSWVEERFEDYKMLLNARQQSLSAWELISLVGSGHFSKGMDKQTLSMGINEVYLELILDVLKQGYMMKKGHKRKNWNERWFVLKPNSMSYYVSEDLAEWKGDILLDEYSAVAPLQDKDGKKCLFLIKSAQKSFEISVSDKKKKQEWIQAIQTCLNRLRDGRPAPHREAQQKRREIRLRRQEEQEELELRMRELQVANEAKQLELEKMRRALEEAAANAAEEEQRRLQTQTELQDRYRTDLEKEILVRQQIEEQVAQKSTELEQYLVRVRELEDMYQRLEEALEDERRARQDEEAVRRLQTRLLEEEATKRAELEQLHLHQQRTISETEAEKQELQKERVAKENALQAAMEQLEHLEKERQGALEQYQTVVKKLETATNNTKSWKHKVAEHEGLLRLIEPGSKGPVLITNWGPAAFSDAELSHREKQWQKEKSEKSQAQ
- the swap70b gene encoding switch-associated protein 70b isoform X2, yielding MRIPHDPVALEEHFKDDDEGPVSNQGYMPYLNRFILDKVTVDFDRQEFHKMCWTLCSRKNLNQSKLMISSDDAFKVWCIFNFLSDDQYPLVIITEEIEYFLRKLTEAMGGSWVEERFEDYKMLLNARQQSLSAWELISLVGSGHFSKGMDKQTLSMGINEVYLELILDVLKQGYMMKKGHKRKNWNERWFVLKPNSMSYYVSEDLAEWKGDILLDEYSAVAPLQDKDGKKCLFLIKSAQKSFEISVSDKKKKQEWIQAIQTCLNRLRDGRPAPHREAQQKRREIRLRRQEEQEELELRMRELQVANEAKQLELEKMRRALEEAAANAAEEEQRRLQTQTELQDRYRTDLEKEILVRQQIEEQVAQKSTELEQYLVRVRELEDMYQRLEEALEDERRARQDEEAVRRLQTRLLEEEATKRAELEQLHLHQQRTISETEAEKQELQKERVAKENALQAAMEQLEHLEKERQGALEQYQTVVKKLETATNNTKSWKHKVAEHEGLLRLIEPGSKGPVLITNWGPAAFSDAELSHREKQWQKEKSEKSQAQ